Within Quercus lobata isolate SW786 chromosome 5, ValleyOak3.0 Primary Assembly, whole genome shotgun sequence, the genomic segment TGACCACCTAATCAAAGTAAATTTGGTTCcacatgaaataaaaaaaaaatgtgaaatttctCTCAATTCAACTATTTTCAAGAAGAAATCCGCCTTGAATCAAGCGGAGATAttgcaaaattttagtccagtgTTAAAAATTTTTGACTTTCAGTATGATTGtatcaaacaaacatcaaatTGACGTAATCAGGATGTCAtcagaaaatttttcaaaaaagctaCAATTCAAAAGGCTTGgagaacaaaaatgaaaaatcttgaATGGAAAATGAGAAGTCGAGAAATATAGTAGTGTAAAAGTTTGACTGAAACATATTCGGGTAGAAACATTCCAGTCCCAAAAGTTTTCCAAGTCAGAAGCGTTGAGCCTCAATCTAGGTACAAGAGCAAAATTGGTGCTACAAATTTTTTGATGATAGCTTGTTTAGGCTTAGTGGAGATCAAGAAAGTTAAGAACTATATGTCAGCAGAAGTGGAACGATTCATTAGGGCTAAATTCAATGTTGACACCACCAGTATAACTGCACGTCTTTTTTCACGATTTGTTTTCATATCTTGTCAGGTTGACAAATTGCACAATAAAAATAGCATCAATGATTGACTCAATATGAAAGTAGTATTGCACaacaccaatcacaacttgtcacctcaataataaattgttaatgaaaaaaaatttatcgtCCATAGCATCTATTACTCATTTGAACCTCCACGCTGTTTGTTAAGTATCATCCTCACTATCATGTGAAAGTATGACATTATCCCATAATGGCTGAATGGTACTGTACTGAAAGACCAACTAATAGTTGCGTACAAGATATCCTTTGTTCTCTTTATACAAGAACTCGATACATGATTTAACATACAAGCTCATTTATGCTTGTGAATTTGCAATATGAGCAACTGAATTAGTATTGTACCATTATTATTTAACTATACTTGATTAAGCAATACGCAACAATGGCCTACAAGTACTATATGTGAACTCTTTTATCCATGAACAAAATGTACGACACGCTTGAGAGATGTTACTGGTCTATAAGGCAGGAGACCAAAACTGCAACCATCCTTGTTATTCTCAAGGAGGTTAAGCTTCACATGGATGATGCAAcctaaaattttgggtttctttAGCATCATCTAGAGCCAATACTATCTTCATATTGACCTGCTAGACCAAAGCAAGCAAGGTATATATGGACACAAATCATGTACTAAAATACAGCATCATACAGGAATTTTGTCAGGCAGAAATAGATAACGGAAGCATGAATCAAATGGAAGAATGCCACAGTTGCGTGAACCAAGAAGGCTCTGCCTTCTCTTTGAAATGCATTGTTCAACAAAGGCAGCCTGATGAGGCGGAAGGTAATGCGATATCCATACAGCCAAATTTGCATCATCCACAAAGCCTTTGGCAAAGCAGTGTAGCATTTTGGGGACTAGTAACCTCCCTTTGCTGCTAACTCCAACTGAAGCTCGAATGAAATCGCGTTGTGCTTCTTGAAGCTCTTCTGTCACATTCTTAGCAGTGTAGATTCTCACCTGCATGTATTATTCTCTACCATAAACTTACAGGAGAACTTAAAATGAAACAATCCATGAACatattgaaaaagtattgaGATTACCGCAGGGGAAGAATACATTCCGCAGCTGAGAGCAAATGTTACAAGTGGTTCATATATATCAACAGTGGACTTCAGTTGTTCATCTGATACCTTCAGCTTGTGCAGGGCAAGAAGCAAAGCCTGATTATATTTTACATACAAACATTTAATCAAGAAATGAAGTACAATAAGAGAGTAATTAATCCACAATACTAAACCATGTCATACAATTTGTGGCCGATGGAGTGGTGGTTTCATTTTTAGAATCACATACTCAATAGCAGCTGCACTGAAAGAATGTCCCCCTACTGTGTATGCTGCCTGgaatatatatcaaaacaaacaaaaaaatcgGTGAACATACTCCAGGAATGAAAAAGGCCATAAACAATCACACAACTATCAACCGCAGCCATAAGATTATCCAGGTAACAATCATATGCAAATTCGAAAGAATAAATCCATTCTTAAATGATCTGATCATAGTATAACAGACCAATTAATCAACATAAGAACATGAAGGAATATAATTGTTCTAGAAAAAAGATCAGCTAGGTCAATTGTTCATTGTATCCCAAGTCATGAAATTGCATTGTAACATCAGTAAGCAGACAAGCATAAGGGGCTTCATCTTTATTAGTTATTGTTGCTTTATTTTTCCCTCTCCTTGGAGGAACTATCTTCCTTCTACATTGCACCATTTGCCACACTTGTATACCGGTGGAGAGAGACTTTGCTTTGAACAAACCATTCATTTTTTCCGAGTAAAGGGCTGCCACTAATATCCCACAATAGAAATTAGATACCATACCAACAATCATATATTCATGCTTTATATCAACGAATGCACAGCCATGAAGGTTGTAGATCTCAAACTTTGGCATAGATTTGATCCCTAGTAGAATTTAAACTAGACATTTAGAAGTGACAGATCCATTAATTTTCTTGATCCCAGCCGCATTTAGAAGCAGCGtagtttattaaatttattaacatAATAAACTAATAGAGATGAAATGACATTATCAAAACTTAGTAATCAACTTCCTAACTAAGCACCTGACATGTTAATGCTAGGTCTCAGACTCTCAGCAAGCCAATGATTGTCATTTTAATGAAATCAATTGATAATATCAGGGAAAGTAAAGTTTAAGCAtgtagagaaacaaaaaaagagagtattTAAGTCAGACTCACACCTTTTGCATCAAAGAGAAGAGCTTCAAATCACTCCTTGGGACTCCATATGCCAAATAAGCCTGTCCAAAGATTGATTTTAGAGAACAGCATTTTAACTTTGTATATGAAACTtcacattttattaaaatagctTTACAGTGCCTTGTgtatcattttttataattcacaTTTAAATGTAATAGAATAAAGAAACCCACATGCATGATCAGAGCATTATATAAGTTGATCCAGAAAGCAAGCTTCTCATCGCAGCTCAAATGGATGGGGTTCACTTTGGCCAGTTGCTCAACAAGTGTTCTGTTctcaaaacaattaaacaaaacaGCAGTGATCAACTCTAGGTcgaaagaaaaattcaagcaTTCAAAAGCAAGACTTCAGGCTTATCTAAGTATTCaaattaattacatttattCAACCTGCACAATATCAGAAGACACAGAAAGAATTAAATGCAGGACCAGGGGCATTTTAAAGTAAAGATCCACTTTCTATGGTAACAGTTTCAGCAGCACATTGGGTATGCCTTTATATTAATACACATTCTCTCACCATGAAAAGAAGATTGAAATGATGAAACACATAATTGGAATGTGTGAAGGGGAAGAAGGCATGTAAGTGGTGGGTATACCAATAATGCAGAAGTCAATGCAAACATAAAGATGACAAGAAGGTACATGAAAATAAGATCAGAAGTAGATCAAAAAGTAAAACAGCCACATAGTGAACACAAATTCCAATACATATTCTAAATTAGTACTTTTAATGtttctctaaatttttataatagcAATTTCTTGGTATTTTGAATCTTCATATAAGAATAGTCTACCCTACCCAAGAGactaaaagaaaaatccaaaacaagAGGATTGAATGAAATTTTACCTGAACCTTCTCAGTGCCCCTGCAGCATATTCTAACTGCTTCTTCCCAACTGACATCCAAGAAACTTCAGTTGCTAATCCATAGTTTCCAATGTCTGCCCAACTTAGTTTTCCACGCACCCTATAGGGATCACATGCATTCTCTGAAGCCAACACTTCAGAGTTACTCTTTACATCAACTTGTGGGCTCTGCACCCATGATGAAATCATTGACCTCTCAGATGATGACCACCAAGATAAATTGGAAAGATGCCCACGTGGTGATAGAGGTGAGCAGTGGCTCTCTGACGCAGATGATTTGGATGGTATAGCAGAATCCGCCAAAGAaatgaatatatttttcatacattTCATCATCTCTTCCGATAATTGATTAGGATGATCCCAAAGGCCCTTTGTTGGCATCCCTTTAGGAAGCTTCCTGAACTCTACAGCTTGAACAGATTTGGAATCTATTTTCATAGACATTTTCTTGTTGTGGTAAAGTACAACAGCATCTACTCCATTCTGATGCAAAGTATCACATGTTAAGTTCCTACTATCATTGATTATCAAATTGAAAGTTGTAATCAATATTtccatatttttattgaaaaaattacaaggacCAAGTTCCGACAAGGAATATGTAATACATATGCGTTTGGGACAAACATAATTCTCATGGATTTCACCAAAGGCATCAAGTTATAAAGAAGTTAATGCTATCTGTAAGAGGAACTCTAGACAGGTACCTCTATCATTGACTCTTCATATTTGTCAGTAGATTCCAATGGTTGATCTTGCAGCTCCTGGCTGGAGTTATCTTCGCGGGCATCACCCACTATAGAAATGGAATGCTTTGAACACCTCAAAGATGGTGAAATCTGGGTAATGAAAGAATGAGTTGATTACATTGCACAAAATTGAACACATACAGGATGACCATATGTGTTCAATTTGACATATAGGAGACAACCATGTGAGTTATCAAATCCTTATTCACACAGCTAGTTAAGGATGGCTACATAAATCCTTTTCCAAATTATTGAGGTCAGCTACAACTATCTTTCTAATCCACTTTACCCTAGCTAAGGCCAAACTCTTCTCACTTCTAGATTTATCAAATCCTTCTTCACAGCTTCAACAAGTTTAGGCTTCTTCCTAGCCCTTTTCAACTGCAAAATGATTTGACCTTTGAGATTATTTCTTGATTCTAATGGCTTTGACaattttcatctattttaaataaataatcatccAATATTTGTGTAGACAAAACTGAGAGGCTGAAAgtgaataatatatttaattctAGAATCTGTTTCCAAATTAAAACATGCGTAGCTTTTAGAATTAGGCCAAGGCCCAGTTTCTTCATGCCAGTGCATGGATATTATCTgacaatttatatttctttttggttgTATCACTGGGCTATAGAATAGGAGGGCAGCCTTCCCCCTTCCTTAAACACCTATGCCTGTTGTGAGCAAGATTTAATCCTGGAAATTGGTACCAGGCTTTACCAGCTAGACAAGATGCCACCCACTGTCTAAATCTTGTAGGAGGAAACAaataggaattttttatttttaaaaaaaggctAAGATTGAAGTCGTCtaaatctttattttaaaaaaaaaaaaattgatacatgCAGGAAGGAATTACTATTTAGTTGGGAATAAAAGCAAAGAGCATACCAATTTATTAAGAATATCAGAGGAGCAACGAGGTATTGATGGAAAAGATGAATGCCTCAATCGATATTCTGCAAGCCTCCGTTCATTTCTTTCTTGGCTAAGTTGGAAATGCAAAGACACCATGTCTTGTTCGAGTTTTGAAACTGTGACCTCCAATAATGCAATATTAGACAGGAGCTCTTGAGCCtgtattaatatgaaaaaaggACATCACAATATTAAATCCCTACTAAAGTACAAGAATGAAAAACTGGTAATTGAGCCATTAGAGAATGATGTATGTATGTCTGTTTGagaacagcttatttagctttttgttgaaagtatgctaaaatatacttgtacatcgaaaaagtaagaaaaagtgaagttttaaaaagcCGTACATaaatctaaaaagcaaaaagctAGCTTATAATCTAGACCCAAACACACGTCTATCcgtttgggaacaacttatttagctttttgttgaattttttttgttaaaagtatacTAAAGTATACATgtactttgaaaaagtaagaaaaagtaacgttttaaaaaactgtacataaaagttaaaaagcaAAAGGCAAGCTTATAAGCTAGCGCAACAATATATGCAAGATTAGTTAATCACGTAACCCATGATTCAAAAGTGAAAATGTATGGTATAGGTAAATTCCTCCAAAGTTTTATCAAGCtgttaattgtttattttttttacaaacgcCTCTTAGAAATTTCTGCAGTCCCCAGGACTCTGTTCTGCTACAAAAGGCATTCTATGGAGTGGaccaattattataaaaaaaattgataataatttgcGCAACAATCAAACTGGCCTAGAGTTTGAGCAACAACAGAGTTTAACTAAAGATATAACAGAGACTTACACTGAGCATGCCCAAGTTTATCAGTAAAAAGACAAGTTTATCATGCCCAAGTTTAAACCATGATGACAAGTTATTCCACGCACCTACATCCCCTTTTTCTTCtgataaaaacataaattaaacacaataaacaacaatagCAGACGTATACAAGGTAAATGTAACATGCATCTGAAGCAGCTGGCACTCAAAATTTGCTTAGACAAGGTGAATTcttcaaaaacttgaattttaggaTGGCTTCACCGAAATCGCTGATGCAAATTGCATACGCATATTacaaaatgcaaaatatatacacacacacacatatatatagataaacaAACCTGGTGAGGGAGATGTGATGGACTTGACAATTTCATAGCATTTTTCTCAATAGCCTTTTCCAGAACAGCATGCAATTCCATCTCTTCTTGCAACTGCTGTTGCAATCTGTTTACCTATCCAAAAGGCCCATACATTAGGATAGGGTAAGCTACTAAGGTAAAGCTACTAAGGTCTGCGAGACTATCAAAGAGATCTGAACATAAAGATGACTGCTAGCAGCAATGCTGGTAAAAtattacaactttttttataagtaaaaaaatctttatttataAGAGATAACTATAATACACAGGAAGGCATCAAAACTACTGTTAAAGGTGTCTGGATAAGTTATTATGTGAAAGATATCTAATATAAATGGTTCCAACATAATACTTCCTTTATTACATAGTGCCTTCATAAGCTAGGTTATAAAAATGTAAATCTGCATTATTAAAGACAAAGACAAATATATTCTACACTATATTATAATAATCTTGAAACCCCTACCATGTCTATCACCAATATGATCCTACCACAAtcactttactattttttttttttttttttttggggtttggtAGGGGGGAAGgtaataaaaacacaaaattgataAGAAAAGTACAATGAGTTTATGATAGTAAACTCACTGCAAAAAGCACAACCACTTTACTATTAAAGGCCCAAACATGAATGCCACTGCAAAATCAATATAGGGTGTCTTGCTTATAGAAGCTTACTGCACTACCCCATTCACATGCAAATTACACAGTAAAGCACAATTGCACAGTTTCATAATGGCGCATCaacaaaaagggaaaggaaGCTTACATCCTGTTCAAGCTGGAACCTGGAAGAATAAGTATTGCTTTCAGTGCACAATCCAAAATTTCCAGTCTCATCTCCAAGATTGCACTCCtaaaagattaaaagaaaaaacaccatTTTCACTTACAAtacaatttgattttgagaaacaATCATATGAAGATGAGGTAACAGATGGCTGCTGATGCTACTAGCTAGTATTCTGCTGCAGAACCAGTCCAATCTTTCAGATCACGGAGAAAGAGTTGAAATGGATTTACAACCTAAAGggaagagaaaaattaaaatctttttgcCCGTTCCATTAAGCATACATGCCAATTTGTTGAAGGTACGGTTCGGCAAGAAGTAAAAGGATAAAACCTTGTTCACAATCCCATTCAGCAATCTATGCTAGTAGGCAACATATATGGTAAAAACTTCCTTCAAAAACCACAGCCTAATTTTGAAGTTgtaaaattgaagaacaaaTTCAAGAGATAAAAATCTGTAAGAAGACAAACCCCACCAAAGCTTACCTTAAAGGATGATTTATCACTCTGAAGTTCATCCACTGTATCCAACTGTATTTCTGAGTCGCAAGAATTCCTGCCAGAGTGTGATGGCTTAGAGAAAGAATCACTTCTGGAAAAGTGCAATCAGAAAGAAGTAGAAAGCCATTAGAAGGGCAATAGGCTAGAGCTCCATAtttaaaacaaagaacaaaaaatgcTACATCCTTACTGGGTTAAGACAGAATGCACAACCGGTGAGCTACGCATCTTGTGAGTAGAAGATTTGGCGTTTATCACATAAAGCACAACCTGAAACTCCCCAGATAGCTTGGCTTCTACCAGAAACTATAATGCCCATGTGCAAACAAGCATCATAAACCCTGTAAATGCACTTCAAATATCAAATTTCGGGCTTTGTTTGCATTATTAATGGggaagataaaaataaaaaacaatcaactTGAAAGATAGGGCAGAATAAGATTTAGAACTAGATGGAAAACACTGTGACACCTGTGACCATATAATAAGACAAACAGAGTCATTACTGCACAGCTACCAGTCATTTTCaacaaaagcatacaaaaattaccaacacaaactTCAAACTTGTGAGACACGGGCAACAAACCTTCTGAGGAGTTTCAAAAAGGAGACGGAAAGGAAAACATAGACAGAATAACATTGTGCACGATGAGAATCATTCATTAACCAGTCACATTTTGCAGCTTCATGAAATTCCGAGCTGAGCTAAAAGCGGTCAATATCAAGAGCTTATGAGGAAATGATTGTCACCCACATGGAAAAAAAGGGGAAATGACCAAATTAAGATAAGAGCAAAGGGCTTTAGTTTTGTGCCATATTGATAGGTAAGGTAGGGCAATCAAATCAAATgcaaagaaggaaaagaaataatggGGGTAACTAAGTCTATCTCCCTACCCATCAATATCATGGAAGTCAAAAGTTGTTTCCACTGTGTGATTTCACAAACATACCCTTTCATCAAAGTCATTCAGAGAGgggtttaattaattaattaaataaatgagaGTTGGCCCAAAAGAACGAAAGTGAGCTTTCACTTTCACTTTCACTCACCTCATACATAGAATctcagaaaagaaagaaagcatgAAGCTTTGTTTGTGCATTGAAAAGTGTATAGGGGTGAACAGCATAAATATAAGTCAAGAAAAGCAACGGGGTTTGGTTTACAAAAGCATCCACTTCCAATCTATAGCACATGATGAAGCAAATTACTCATAAAGAAGAAGCAATAGAACAATCCAAAAAGACAGATCTCGGTGGTCCCTGTTACCTAATACAGCCCCACCTCCTTCACCTTCTGATTAGAATCTGACCCATCAACAATAATGAATGTCTCTTTTACTGAATCttcaacccacaacccaaaaaacacacacacagacacaaaagaaaacaaaacaacacaggCTCCCTTTTTGGCTGAACTCAATATAGAATCACATACTCAGAAataaacccaactcaaaatttagaaatttcagAGAGAAAGAGGGATTTGAAAGCTAACCTGTCCTTGATCTAAAGGCCCTTTTTTTGGGCAGGAAAACAGATGTATATGGTAATGAAAAGGTACGGAACAAGTAGAATCTGAAAAGAGGGTTGAACATAGAACATCAAGCAATGAATGATCCTCACTGCGAAAAGAACAACAACTTGAAAAGGCTTCCCAACTTCTTGAAAatgctttctttctctctccttttcatgCAAATCagacatacatacatacatacatacatatttcCAACTTTAAATATTGTCAACGGGGTAAAATATCACACCTTTGAATTCAAGAGTTCAAGAGAAGCGGAGAAGTGACAAAGAAGCAGTTGAGCATCTTAGACCCAGTAAGcaagatttcaatttttaaaccacatagaaccaaacaaaaaaaacaggTAGTAGAATCCAAAACTACTTCcaaacaacatttaaaaaactAGATATTACCTTTCTTTCTTTGACTTAAAAACCCAATACATATACAAGTCTATTACTAAAATACTAaagaaatgggttttttttttttttttggatttttggtgTCTGTTTGTACATGGAGCTAGTGACTAGTGAGGCATTGAGTGAAGTAGTTGGAGGCTGGAGCTGAAGACAAAACACACACAAGACTCCATAATTTCAGATttgtgtttgaaatttgaaatgaccaaaacaaacataaaaacatGTTTTTGCTGTGACCTGTGAATGATATAAGTATTGCTTATTTAGATCTGCCTGTGTCTAAAAATGTGTGAACCGCACATTGCCGCCACCAGTTGCACACTTGTCGGGCGAAAATAGCTAAATGCttctgtttttaaaaatattttgtaatttattactatctctaaaatatatagagatttaCTACGAATTAATTGGAACTTgagtattatgaaaaaaaatttgaaacttttttatatAACTTGTGCTCTATAAAAAATAGCACAATAAATTTGAAGggtattttttcaaaaaactcgAGTTACACGGCAAGTTTgtgaaactcaagtttcaaaaatatgacaaattaataaatattttacagTAATAGTAGATTCATACatatttttgattattttggcaTGCACTCCTACACCACCATAAATGATAAATGTGTGGTGCTATCTAGGTAAATTAACCAAATATTGTGCAATAGCCAATAAGCCACATCAGCGTCAtgtcatcatttattttctttctttattttttatttttgttttaccgATTGCCATTTATTGAGGGTGGGGGTGGTGTATGCTAattgacaacaacaaaatgTTCTAGTTAAATTTTGAGAAACAATCATATCAAGATGAGGTAACAGATGGCTGAGGATGCTACTAGCTAGTATTCTGCTGCAGAACCAGTCCAATCTTTCAGATCACAGAGAAAGAGTTGAAATGGATTTACAACCGAAAGggaagagaaaaattaaaatctttttgcCCGTTCCATTAAGCATACATGCCAATTTGATTCATACGGTTAGGCAAGAAGTAAAAGGATAAAACCTTGTTCACAATTCCATTCAGCAATCTATGCTAGTTGGCAACATATATGGTAAAAACTTCCTTCAAAAACCACAGCCTAATTTTGAAGTTGTAAAATTGAAGAACAATTTCAAGAGATAAAAATCCGTAAGAAGACAAACCCCACCAAAGCTTACCTTAAAGGATGATTTATCACTCTGAAGTTCATCCACTGTATCCAACTGTATTTCTGAGTCGCAAGAATTCCTGCCAGAGTGTGATGGCTTAGAGAAAGAATCACTTCTGGAAAAGTGCAATCAGAAAGAAGTAGAAAGCCATTAGAAGGGCAATAGGCTAGAGCTCCATATttaaacaaagaacaaaaaatgcTACATCCTTACTGGGTTAAGACAGAATGCACAACCGGTGAGCTACGCATCTTGTGAGTAGAAGATTTGGCGTTTATCACATAAAGCACAACCTGAAACTCCCCAGATAGCTTGGCTTCTACCAGAAACTATAATGCCCATGTGCAAACAAGCATCATAAACCCTGTAAATGCACTTCAAATATCAAATTTCGGGCTTTGTTTGCATTATTAATGGggaagataaaaataaaaaacaatcaactTGAAAGATAGGGCAGAATAAGATTTAGAACTAGATGGAAAACACTGTGACACCTGTGACCATATAATAAGACAAACAGAGTCATTACTGCACAGCTACCAGTCATTTTCaacaaaagcatacaaaaattaccaacacaaactTCAAACTTGTGAGACACGGGCAACAAACCTTCTGAGGAGTTTCAAAAAGGAGACGGAAAGGAAAACATAGACAGAATAACATTGTGCACGATGAGAATCATTCATTAACCAGTCACATTTTGCAGCTTCATGAAATTCCGAGCTGAGCTAAAAGCGGTCAATATCAAGAGCTTATGAGGAAATGATTGTCACCCACATGGAAAAAAAGGGGAAATGACCAAATTAAGATAAGAGCAAAGGGCTTTAGTTTTGTGCCATATTGATAGGTAAGGTAGGGCAATCAAATGCATATTGATAGGTAAGGTAAAAGGCAATCAAATCAAATAACTAAAGAAGGATCAATCCTGCTACCCATCAATATCATGTGAACTAAGTCTATGTTTCCACCCATCAATGTGATGGAAGTCACAAGTTATACCCTGTGTGATTTCACAATTCATACCCTTTCATATCAAAGTCAATTAATTTCACAAACATACCCTTTCATCAAAGTCATTCAGAGAGgggtttaattaattaattaaataaatgagaGTTGGCCCAAAAGAACGAAAGTGAGCTTTCACTTTCACTTTCACTCACCTCATACATAGAATctcagaaaagaaagaaagcatgAAGCTTTGTTTGTGCATTGAAAAGTGTATAGGGGTGAACAGCATAAATATAAGTCAAGAAAAGCAACGGGGTTTGGTTTACAAAAGCATCCACTTCCAATCTATAGCACATGATGAAGCAAATTACTCATAAAGAAGAAGCAATAGAACAATCCAAAAAGACAGATCTCGGTGGTCCCTGTTACCTAATACAGCCCCACCTCCTTCACCTTCTGATTAGAAT encodes:
- the LOC115991543 gene encoding uncharacterized protein LOC115991543 isoform X5; its protein translation is MNFRVINHPLRSAILEMRLEILDCALKAILILPGSSLNRILQQQLQEEMELHAVLEKAIEKNAMKLSSPSHLPHQAQELLSNIALLEVTVSKLEQDMVSLHFQLSQERNERRLAEYRLRHSSFPSIPRCSSDILNKLISPSLRCSKHSISIVGDAREDNSSQELQDQPLESTDKYEESMIENGVDAVVLYHNKKMSMKIDSKSVQAVEFRKLPKGMPTKGLWDHPNQLSEEMMKCMKNIFISLADSAIPSKSSASESHCSPLSPRGHLSNLSWWSSSERSMISSWVQSPQVDVKSNSEVLASENACDPYRVRGKLSWADIGNYGLATEVSWMSVGKKQLEYAAGALRRFRTLVEQLAKVNPIHLSCDEKLAFWINLYNALIMHAYLAYGVPRSDLKLFSLMQKAAYTVGGHSFSAAAIEYVILKMKPPLHRPQIALLLALHKLKVSDEQLKSTVDIYEPLVTFALSCGMYSSPAVRIYTAKNVTEELQEAQRDFIRASVGVSSKGRLLVPKMLHCFAKGFVDDANLAVWISHYLPPHQAAFVEQCISKRRQSLLGSRNCGILPFDSCFRYLFLPDKIPV
- the LOC115991543 gene encoding uncharacterized protein LOC115991543 isoform X1 is translated as MRSSPVVHSVLTQSDSFSKPSHSGRNSCDSEIQLDTVDELQSDKSSFKECNLGDETGNFGLCTESNTYSSRFQLEQDVNRLQQQLQEEMELHAVLEKAIEKNAMKLSSPSHLPHQAQELLSNIALLEVTVSKLEQDMVSLHFQLSQERNERRLAEYRLRHSSFPSIPRCSSDILNKLISPSLRCSKHSISIVGDAREDNSSQELQDQPLESTDKYEESMIENGVDAVVLYHNKKMSMKIDSKSVQAVEFRKLPKGMPTKGLWDHPNQLSEEMMKCMKNIFISLADSAIPSKSSASESHCSPLSPRGHLSNLSWWSSSERSMISSWVQSPQVDVKSNSEVLASENACDPYRVRGKLSWADIGNYGLATEVSWMSVGKKQLEYAAGALRRFRTLVEQLAKVNPIHLSCDEKLAFWINLYNALIMHAYLAYGVPRSDLKLFSLMQKAAYTVGGHSFSAAAIEYVILKMKPPLHRPQIALLLALHKLKVSDEQLKSTVDIYEPLVTFALSCGMYSSPAVRIYTAKNVTEELQEAQRDFIRASVGVSSKGRLLVPKMLHCFAKGFVDDANLAVWISHYLPPHQAAFVEQCISKRRQSLLGSRNCGILPFDSCFRYLFLPDKIPV
- the LOC115991543 gene encoding uncharacterized protein LOC115991543 isoform X3 yields the protein MRSSPVVHSVLTQNSCDSEIQLDTVDELQSDKSSFKECNLGDETGNFGLCTESNTYSSRFQLEQDVNRLQQQLQEEMELHAVLEKAIEKNAMKLSSPSHLPHQAQELLSNIALLEVTVSKLEQDMVSLHFQLSQERNERRLAEYRLRHSSFPSIPRCSSDILNKLISPSLRCSKHSISIVGDAREDNSSQELQDQPLESTDKYEESMIENGVDAVVLYHNKKMSMKIDSKSVQAVEFRKLPKGMPTKGLWDHPNQLSEEMMKCMKNIFISLADSAIPSKSSASESHCSPLSPRGHLSNLSWWSSSERSMISSWVQSPQVDVKSNSEVLASENACDPYRVRGKLSWADIGNYGLATEVSWMSVGKKQLEYAAGALRRFRTLVEQLAKVNPIHLSCDEKLAFWINLYNALIMHAYLAYGVPRSDLKLFSLMQKAAYTVGGHSFSAAAIEYVILKMKPPLHRPQIALLLALHKLKVSDEQLKSTVDIYEPLVTFALSCGMYSSPAVRIYTAKNVTEELQEAQRDFIRASVGVSSKGRLLVPKMLHCFAKGFVDDANLAVWISHYLPPHQAAFVEQCISKRRQSLLGSRNCGILPFDSCFRYLFLPDKIPV